From a region of the Helianthus annuus cultivar XRQ/B chromosome 5, HanXRQr2.0-SUNRISE, whole genome shotgun sequence genome:
- the LOC110941231 gene encoding embryonic protein DC-8-like, protein MSFKFKTTVVTVVITVLLLAVICSGKATTDEIKYEDAKTKAARVRDDAVEAGKEAKESTESWAGWAKDKISEGLGLSTEEAKDAGRRASDATVDSAKSTKDKITGTGEYTADKAEEMKSYAGEKAGELKEKASQSAESAKETAYEKAQRAKEGVESIKDAAYDKAQMGKDKAPDTKDAAGSVKDAAYEKARSAKDAAGSAAGSVKDATYDKARSAKDAATSAAEYVKDATYEKARSAKDAAASTADSVKDTTYDKARSAKDAVGSASESIKDATYDKASSAKDTAGSVKDETYETTRSAKEGAESMAGQAKDKAWQAAEKAKEVAAESGEESMEWAEWAKEKAKRGLESAKEALGKKYDEAAEPHRQKAKDFKENVILGQNEEL, encoded by the exons ATGtcttttaagtttaaaaccaCTGTCGTGACCGTGGTTATTACGGTGTTGTTGCTGGCCGTTATCTGTAGCGGCAAGGCCACGACTGATGAAATTAAGTACGAGGATGCGAAAACGAAGGCGGCGCGTGTTAGAGACGATGCGGTTGAGGCGGGGAAAGAAGCGAAAGAGTCAACCGAATCTTGGGCCGGGTGGGCCAAAGATAAAATATCTGAAGGCCTTGGCCTCAGTACTGAGGAGGCCAAGGATGCAGGGCGTCGGGCATCTGATGCCACTGTTGATTCAGCCAAGTCCACCAAAGACAAGATCACCG GAACTGGAGAATACACTGCGGATAAAGCTGAAGAAATGAAGAGCTATGCTGGTGAGAAAGCAGGAGAACTGAAGGAAAAAGCTTCCCAGTCAGCGGAATCTGCAAAGGAGACCGCGTACGAGAAGGCGCAACGGGCTAAAGAGGGTGTAGAATCGATTAAGGATGCCGCCTACGATAAGGCGCAAATGGGGAAAGACAAGGCCCCGGACACAAAGGATGCTGCAGGGTCCGTGAAAGACGCGGCCTACGAAAAGGCCCGTAGTGCAAAGGATGCCGCAGGGTCTGCTGCGGGGTCTGTTAAGGACGCAACCTACGATAAAGCTCGTAGTGCGAAGGACGCTGCAACGTCTGCTGCTGAGTACGTTAAAGACGCAACCTATGAGAAGGCTCGTAGCGCTAAGGACGCCGCAGCGTCTACTGCCGATTCCGTTAAAGACACGACCTATGACAAAGCTCGTAGCGCGAAGGACGCGGTGGGGTCTGCTTCGGAGTCCATTAAAGATGCCACCTATGACAAGGCTAGTAGCGCGAAGGACACAGCGGGGTCTGTGAAAGACGAGACCTACGAGACGACTAGAAGTGCGAAGGAAGGTGCGGAATCAATGGCGGGGCAGGCCAAGGATAAGGCGTGGCAAGCAGCGGAGAAGGCGAAGGAGGTGGCAGCGGAAAGTGGTGAGGAAAGCATGGAGTGGGCAGAATGGGCGAAGGAGAAGGCGAAACGCGGTTTAGAATCTGCGAAAGAGGCGTTGGGGAAAAAGTACGACGAGGCCGCGGAGCCGCATAGGCAGAAAGCCAAGGACTTCAAGGAAAATGTGATACTAGGTCAAAACGAAGAGCTTTAA
- the LOC110941230 gene encoding uncharacterized protein LOC110941230: MSEKKIIAICQSGGVFQTEKDGSMTYSGGEAYAVDLDTETKVIDFKQDLAETFGYNVDNMLIKYFLPGNKKTLITISKDKDLKRMINFFSNADQVDVFVMPLDGGTAAPNVSNTPASRSSRTTVSEAVVLVSSPVGTSQTDNDPDTNETNPLDIVIQNEAAPVSFAYGSNWENEKQHNKAAIQWENTITGVEQRFSSFAEFREALHKFSIAHGFRYKYKKSDSHRVSVKCKAEGCPWRIYVSRLPTTHLIRIKKMNPEHTCNGVAAKAGYRATKGWVGNIIKEKLKATPNYKPKDIVADIKREYGVQLNYSQAWRAKGIAKEQLQGSYKEAYSQLPFFCQKITETNPGSLATFDTKEDSSFHRFFVSFHASISGFQHGCRPLIFLDDIPLDAKYQGTLLIATAADGDDGVFPLAFAVVDDETDDDNWFWFLSKLKSAAPMSQPITLVANFTKGLKDSIANVFGGECFHAYCLRYIAEKLNDDLKGRFSHEARRLMVQDLYAAAYAPKLEGFEQYAQDIKAISPEAYDWVVNSEPQHWANVFFDGTRYNHMTSNFGQLFYDWVSDAVELPITHMIDVLRGKLMELIYTRRVDSNRWTTTLTPSMEEKLKTEASKAQSFQVFPSQNNIFEVHGDSVEMVDISQWDCSCKGWQLTGLPCCHAIAVFEGMGRNVYDYCSRYFMAESYRKTYAESIYPIPDVEGPLDGEDILVIVTPPPAKRAPGKPGRRAKLKQAGSLELIRRQMQCSKCRGLGHNKKTCKEGVEIHDTSSNPEVLNREGVETHEASSTPEVLPIQMDEDTHR, encoded by the exons ATGTCAGAAAAGAAAATTATAGCTATATGCCAGTCGGGTGGCGTGTTCCAGACTGAAAAAGATGGTTCCATGACATATAGTGGTGGGGAGGCTTATGCTGTTGATCTAGATACGGAGACAAAGGTGATCGATTTTAAACAAGATTTAGCCGAGACGTTTGGATATAATGTTGATAACATGTTGATCAAATACTTCCTCCCTGGAAACAAGAAAACTCTTATCACGATATCCAAAGACAAAGACCTTAAACGCATGATTAACTTCTTTTCTAATGCTGATCAAGTGGATGTCTTTGTCATGCCACTTGACGGTGGCACTGCGGCTCCAAATGTCTCCAACACGCCTGCTAGTAG GTCGAGCAGGACAACAGTATCTGAAGCAGTTGTTCTTGTATCAAGCCCTGTTGGAACAAGCCAGACGGATAACGACCCGGATACAAACGAAACTAATCCACTTGATATCGTTATACAAAATGAAGCCGCACCAGTGTCATTTGCTTACGGTTCAAATTGGGAAAACGAAAAACAACATAATAAAGCTGCAATACAGTGGGAAAACACAATCACGGGTGTGGAACAAAGATTTTCTAGTTTTGCTGAGTTTCGTGAAGCTCTACATAAATTCTCTATTGCCCACGGTTTCCGTTACAAATATAAAAAAAGTGATAGTCACCGTGTTAGTGTCAAATGCAAAGCTGAAGGTTGTCCGTGGAGAATATATGTGTCAAGATTACCGACGACTCATTTAATCCGCATTAAGAAAATGAATCCGGAACATACATGTAACGGAGTTGCGGCAAAAGCGGGTTATCGGGCCACAAAGGGTTGGGTCGGGAATATTATAAAGGAGAAGTTAAAGGCTACCCCGAATTACAAACCGAAAGATATCGTTGCCGACATTAAACGGGAATACGGTGTCCAGTTAAATTACTCACAAGCATGGCGTGCAAAAGGAATTGCGAAAGAACAACTTCAAGGTTCATACAAAGAAGCTTATTCTCAGTTACCGTTCTTTTGTCAGAAAATAACGGAAACGAATCCCGGGAGTTTAGCTACGTTTGATACAAAAGAGGATTCGAGTTTTCATCGGTTCTTTGTCTCGTTTCATGCTTCGATTTCCGGGTTCCAACACGGCTGTCGTCCTTTAATCTTTTTAGATGATATACCTCTAGACGCAAAGTACCAAGGGACTTTGTTAATAGCCACTGCTGCTGATGGTGATGACGGTGTTTTTCCATTGGCTTTTGCGGTAGTTGATGATGAAACCGATGATGACAACTGGTTTTGGTTCTTATCAAAATTGAAATCAGCCGCCCCGATGTCTCAACCGATCACCCTTGTTGCGAACTTCACAAAAGGGTTAAAAGACTCGATTGCTAACGTGTTTGGTGGAGAGTGTTTTCACGCTTATTGTTTAAGATATATCGCTGAAAAACTTAACGATGATTTGAAAGGTCGGTTTTCACACGAAGCCAGACGTCTCATGGTTCAAGATCTTTACGCAGCTGCGTACGCACCAAAGCTTGAAGGTTTTGAACAATACGCTCAAGATATTAAAGCTATTTCACCCGAAGCGTATGATTGGGTAGTGAATAGCGAGCCACAACACTGGGCAAATGTGTTCTTTGATGGAACACGGTATAATCACATGACGTCTAATTTCGGACAGTTGTTTTACGATTGGGTATCGGATGCAGTTGAGTTACCGATAACTCACATGATTGACGTGTTACGAGGTAAATTAATGGAGTTAATTTATACAAGACGGGTCGATTCTAACAGATGGACTACAACTTTGACGCCATCAATGGAAGAAAAGCTTAAAACCGAAGCTTCAAAAGCGCAATCATTCCAAGTGTTTCCGTCGCAGAATAACATATTTGAGGTTCATGGTGATTCTGTCGAGATGGTTGACATTAGTCAATGGGATTGTAGCTGCAAAGGGTGGCAGCTGACTGGACTGCCATGCTGTCATGCGATTGCGGTTTTTGAGGGCATGGGTAGAAACGTGTACGATTATTGTTCTAGATATTTTATGGCTGAGAGTTATAGGAAAACATATGCAGAGTCGATTTATCCGATACCTGATGTGGAGGGTCCATTAGATGGTGAGGACATTTTGGTAATTGTTACACCGCCTCCTGCTAAACGGGCCCCAGGGAAGCCAGGTAGGCGAGCTAAGTTGAAGCAGGCTGGGTCGCTGGAGCTCATTAGACGACAAATGCAGTGTAGCAAATGCAGAGGTTTAGGTCACAACAAAAAGACTTGCAA GGAGGGGGTAGAGATACATGACACATCGTCAAATCCGGAAGTGTTGAATCGAGAGGGGGTAGAGACGCATGAAGCATCGTCAACGCCTGAAGTGTTGCCAATTCAGATGGATGAAGACACACATAGATGA
- the LOC110941226 gene encoding cytosolic purine 5'-nucleotidase isoform X3 has product MAGITFTYAVVRTPPLPVTVSVSSNTFTSTVTFSKRRRQQQHFCQCTVDANSVANAVTTTTGDDMFSVNTNSHDCGFDYLGQSTKGDLNLKYAEINGEVDVARKGPIEEVAKLQALEAEGLLNGLGIQDPSTSRHSPRGIFCTRTLNLRSISAIGYDMDYTLMHYNVMAWEGRAYDYCMENLKKVGFPVDGLAFDPELVIRGLVIDKEKGNLVKADRFGYVKRAMHGTKLLSTRAVSEIYGRELVDLRKESRWEFLNTLFSVSEAVAYMQMVDRLDEGMISPDLGALDYKGLYKAVGKALFRAHVEGQLKSEIMSKPELFVEPDPELPLALLDQKEAGKKLLLITNSDYIYTDKMMRHSFNRFLPNDMNWRDLFEMVIVSARKPEFFQMSHPLYEVVTSEGLMRPCFKARPGGLYSGGSAQMVENSLGIHGDEILYVGDHIYTDVSVSKVHLRWRTALICRELEEEYNALIHSREHRALLVELIKQKEVVGDLFNQLRLALQRRNMGRPAQIIMVL; this is encoded by the exons ATGGCCGGAATCACATTCACCTACGCCGTCGTCAGAACTCCTCCTCTTCCGGTCACCGTTTCCGTCTCTTCCAACACCTTCACTTCTACCGTTACCTTCTCCAAAAGAAGACGTCAACAACAACATTTCTGTCAATGCACCGTTGACGCCAATTCCGTCGCTAACgccgtcaccaccaccaccggtgaCGATATGTTCTCCGTCAACACTAATTCTCACGACTGCGGCTTCGATTATCTCGGTCAGAGCACCAAAGGCGACCTGAACCTCAAATACG CAGAGATTAATGGTGAGGTAGATGTTGCGCGTAAAGGTCCGATTGAGGAGGTTGCTAAGCTTCAAGCATTAGAAGCCGAAGGATTGCTTAATGGCCTAGGGATACAG GATCCGTCTACCTCGAGGCATTCTCCGCGTGGCATATTTTGTACCCGCACGTTGAATCTCCGGTCAATTAGTGCGATTGGATATGACATGGATTACACTTTAATGCATTATAACGTCATG GCTTGGGAAGGGCGAGCGTATGACTACTGTATGGAGAATCTAAAAAAAGTCGGCTTTCCTGTTGATGGACTTGCTTTTGACCCTGAATTG GTTATTAGAGGACTTGTCATAGATAAAGAGAAAGGCAACTTGGTTAAGGCTGACCGATTTGGCTATGTGAAAAGGGCTATGCATGGCACAAAACTGCTATCTACCCGAGCTGTCAG TGAGATTTATGGGAGAGAACTGGTTGACCTGAGAAAAGAAAGTAGATGGGAGTTTCTCAATACATTATTCTCTGTTTCAGAAGCAGTGGCGTATATGCAG ATGGTTGACAGATTGGATGAAGGGATGATTTCACCAGATCTCGGCGCACTTGATTACAAAGGTCTTTACAAG GCTGTTGGTAAGGCTCTCTTTAGGGCTCACGTGGAAGGTCAACTAAAG AGTGAGATCATGTCGAAGCCAGAACTGTTTGTAGAGCCTGATCCAGAGCTCCCTTTAGCGCTTCTGGACCAAAAGGAG GCTGGTAAAAAGTTATTGCTTATTACGAACTCGGATTACATCTATACAGACAAGATGATGCGGCATTCTTTTAATAGGTTTCTTCCAAATGATATGAACTGGCGAGATTTGTTTGAAATG GTTATTGTCTCTGCTAGGAAGCCTGAATTCTTTCAAATGTCACATCCTTTATATGAAGTTGTTACAAGTGAAGGCCTGATGCGACCATGTTTCAAAGCTCGTCCAG GGGGCTTGTATTCTGGAGGAAGCGCTCAAATGGTTGAAAATTCTTTAGGCATTCATGGAGATGAGATATTGTATGTTGGCGATCATATCTATACAGATGTAAGCGTCTCTAAAGTGCATCTTCGTTGGCGGACAGCATTAATTTGTCGAGAGTTGGAAGAAGAG TATAATGCTCTAATTCATAGTCGAGAGCACCGGGCTTTGCTTGTAGAACTGATAAAGCAGAAGGAGGTTGTCGGTGATCTCTTTAATCAACTTCGTCTGGCTCTGCAGAGGAGAAACATGGGTCGTCCTGCTCAA ATTATTATGGTTCTATAG
- the LOC110941226 gene encoding 5'-nucleotidase domain-containing protein 4 isoform X2, translating into MAGITFTYAVVRTPPLPVTVSVSSNTFTSTVTFSKRRRQQQHFCQCTVDANSVANAVTTTTGDDMFSVNTNSHDCGFDYLGQSTKGDLNLKYEINGEVDVARKGPIEEVAKLQALEAEGLLNGLGIQDPSTSRHSPRGIFCTRTLNLRSISAIGYDMDYTLMHYNVMAWEGRAYDYCMENLKKVGFPVDGLAFDPELVIRGLVIDKEKGNLVKADRFGYVKRAMHGTKLLSTRAVSEIYGRELVDLRKESRWEFLNTLFSVSEAVAYMQMVDRLDEGMISPDLGALDYKGLYKAVGKALFRAHVEGQLKSEIMSKPELFVEPDPELPLALLDQKEAGKKLLLITNSDYIYTDKMMRHSFNRFLPNDMNWRDLFEMVIVSARKPEFFQMSHPLYEVVTSEGLMRPCFKARPGGLYSGGSAQMVENSLGIHGDEILYVGDHIYTDVSVSKVHLRWRTALICRELEEEYNALIHSREHRALLVELIKQKEVVGDLFNQLRLALQRRNMGRPAQTMAATHMDDKELTESVQKLLIVMQRLDEKIAPMLEQDGEHFSKRWGYLSRAGLWDKSHLMRQIEKYADIYTSRVSNFLHYTPFMYFRSQEQTLAHDSYSFYESQIDP; encoded by the exons ATGGCCGGAATCACATTCACCTACGCCGTCGTCAGAACTCCTCCTCTTCCGGTCACCGTTTCCGTCTCTTCCAACACCTTCACTTCTACCGTTACCTTCTCCAAAAGAAGACGTCAACAACAACATTTCTGTCAATGCACCGTTGACGCCAATTCCGTCGCTAACgccgtcaccaccaccaccggtgaCGATATGTTCTCCGTCAACACTAATTCTCACGACTGCGGCTTCGATTATCTCGGTCAGAGCACCAAAGGCGACCTGAACCTCAAATACG AGATTAATGGTGAGGTAGATGTTGCGCGTAAAGGTCCGATTGAGGAGGTTGCTAAGCTTCAAGCATTAGAAGCCGAAGGATTGCTTAATGGCCTAGGGATACAG GATCCGTCTACCTCGAGGCATTCTCCGCGTGGCATATTTTGTACCCGCACGTTGAATCTCCGGTCAATTAGTGCGATTGGATATGACATGGATTACACTTTAATGCATTATAACGTCATG GCTTGGGAAGGGCGAGCGTATGACTACTGTATGGAGAATCTAAAAAAAGTCGGCTTTCCTGTTGATGGACTTGCTTTTGACCCTGAATTG GTTATTAGAGGACTTGTCATAGATAAAGAGAAAGGCAACTTGGTTAAGGCTGACCGATTTGGCTATGTGAAAAGGGCTATGCATGGCACAAAACTGCTATCTACCCGAGCTGTCAG TGAGATTTATGGGAGAGAACTGGTTGACCTGAGAAAAGAAAGTAGATGGGAGTTTCTCAATACATTATTCTCTGTTTCAGAAGCAGTGGCGTATATGCAG ATGGTTGACAGATTGGATGAAGGGATGATTTCACCAGATCTCGGCGCACTTGATTACAAAGGTCTTTACAAG GCTGTTGGTAAGGCTCTCTTTAGGGCTCACGTGGAAGGTCAACTAAAG AGTGAGATCATGTCGAAGCCAGAACTGTTTGTAGAGCCTGATCCAGAGCTCCCTTTAGCGCTTCTGGACCAAAAGGAG GCTGGTAAAAAGTTATTGCTTATTACGAACTCGGATTACATCTATACAGACAAGATGATGCGGCATTCTTTTAATAGGTTTCTTCCAAATGATATGAACTGGCGAGATTTGTTTGAAATG GTTATTGTCTCTGCTAGGAAGCCTGAATTCTTTCAAATGTCACATCCTTTATATGAAGTTGTTACAAGTGAAGGCCTGATGCGACCATGTTTCAAAGCTCGTCCAG GGGGCTTGTATTCTGGAGGAAGCGCTCAAATGGTTGAAAATTCTTTAGGCATTCATGGAGATGAGATATTGTATGTTGGCGATCATATCTATACAGATGTAAGCGTCTCTAAAGTGCATCTTCGTTGGCGGACAGCATTAATTTGTCGAGAGTTGGAAGAAGAG TATAATGCTCTAATTCATAGTCGAGAGCACCGGGCTTTGCTTGTAGAACTGATAAAGCAGAAGGAGGTTGTCGGTGATCTCTTTAATCAACTTCGTCTGGCTCTGCAGAGGAGAAACATGGGTCGTCCTGCTCAA ACCATGGCTGCTACTCATATGGATGATAAAGAGCTCACCGAGAGTGTGCAAAAGCTACTTATTGTAATGCAACGGCTGGATGAAAAAATTGCACCAATGTTGGAACAGGACGGGGAACACTTCAGTAAAAG GTGGGGATATCTGTCACGTGCAGGTTTGTGGGACAAGAGTCACCTGATGCGACAAATAGAGAA GTATGCTGATATTTATACGTCACGAGTGTCAAATTTCCTTCATTATACACCGTTCATGTATTTCCGCTCACAGGAGCAG ACTCTGGCGCACGACTCATATTCATTTTACGAATCTCAAATCGATCCATGA
- the LOC110941226 gene encoding 5'-nucleotidase domain-containing protein 4 isoform X1, with translation MAGITFTYAVVRTPPLPVTVSVSSNTFTSTVTFSKRRRQQQHFCQCTVDANSVANAVTTTTGDDMFSVNTNSHDCGFDYLGQSTKGDLNLKYAEINGEVDVARKGPIEEVAKLQALEAEGLLNGLGIQDPSTSRHSPRGIFCTRTLNLRSISAIGYDMDYTLMHYNVMAWEGRAYDYCMENLKKVGFPVDGLAFDPELVIRGLVIDKEKGNLVKADRFGYVKRAMHGTKLLSTRAVSEIYGRELVDLRKESRWEFLNTLFSVSEAVAYMQMVDRLDEGMISPDLGALDYKGLYKAVGKALFRAHVEGQLKSEIMSKPELFVEPDPELPLALLDQKEAGKKLLLITNSDYIYTDKMMRHSFNRFLPNDMNWRDLFEMVIVSARKPEFFQMSHPLYEVVTSEGLMRPCFKARPGGLYSGGSAQMVENSLGIHGDEILYVGDHIYTDVSVSKVHLRWRTALICRELEEEYNALIHSREHRALLVELIKQKEVVGDLFNQLRLALQRRNMGRPAQTMAATHMDDKELTESVQKLLIVMQRLDEKIAPMLEQDGEHFSKRWGYLSRAGLWDKSHLMRQIEKYADIYTSRVSNFLHYTPFMYFRSQEQTLAHDSYSFYESQIDP, from the exons ATGGCCGGAATCACATTCACCTACGCCGTCGTCAGAACTCCTCCTCTTCCGGTCACCGTTTCCGTCTCTTCCAACACCTTCACTTCTACCGTTACCTTCTCCAAAAGAAGACGTCAACAACAACATTTCTGTCAATGCACCGTTGACGCCAATTCCGTCGCTAACgccgtcaccaccaccaccggtgaCGATATGTTCTCCGTCAACACTAATTCTCACGACTGCGGCTTCGATTATCTCGGTCAGAGCACCAAAGGCGACCTGAACCTCAAATACG CAGAGATTAATGGTGAGGTAGATGTTGCGCGTAAAGGTCCGATTGAGGAGGTTGCTAAGCTTCAAGCATTAGAAGCCGAAGGATTGCTTAATGGCCTAGGGATACAG GATCCGTCTACCTCGAGGCATTCTCCGCGTGGCATATTTTGTACCCGCACGTTGAATCTCCGGTCAATTAGTGCGATTGGATATGACATGGATTACACTTTAATGCATTATAACGTCATG GCTTGGGAAGGGCGAGCGTATGACTACTGTATGGAGAATCTAAAAAAAGTCGGCTTTCCTGTTGATGGACTTGCTTTTGACCCTGAATTG GTTATTAGAGGACTTGTCATAGATAAAGAGAAAGGCAACTTGGTTAAGGCTGACCGATTTGGCTATGTGAAAAGGGCTATGCATGGCACAAAACTGCTATCTACCCGAGCTGTCAG TGAGATTTATGGGAGAGAACTGGTTGACCTGAGAAAAGAAAGTAGATGGGAGTTTCTCAATACATTATTCTCTGTTTCAGAAGCAGTGGCGTATATGCAG ATGGTTGACAGATTGGATGAAGGGATGATTTCACCAGATCTCGGCGCACTTGATTACAAAGGTCTTTACAAG GCTGTTGGTAAGGCTCTCTTTAGGGCTCACGTGGAAGGTCAACTAAAG AGTGAGATCATGTCGAAGCCAGAACTGTTTGTAGAGCCTGATCCAGAGCTCCCTTTAGCGCTTCTGGACCAAAAGGAG GCTGGTAAAAAGTTATTGCTTATTACGAACTCGGATTACATCTATACAGACAAGATGATGCGGCATTCTTTTAATAGGTTTCTTCCAAATGATATGAACTGGCGAGATTTGTTTGAAATG GTTATTGTCTCTGCTAGGAAGCCTGAATTCTTTCAAATGTCACATCCTTTATATGAAGTTGTTACAAGTGAAGGCCTGATGCGACCATGTTTCAAAGCTCGTCCAG GGGGCTTGTATTCTGGAGGAAGCGCTCAAATGGTTGAAAATTCTTTAGGCATTCATGGAGATGAGATATTGTATGTTGGCGATCATATCTATACAGATGTAAGCGTCTCTAAAGTGCATCTTCGTTGGCGGACAGCATTAATTTGTCGAGAGTTGGAAGAAGAG TATAATGCTCTAATTCATAGTCGAGAGCACCGGGCTTTGCTTGTAGAACTGATAAAGCAGAAGGAGGTTGTCGGTGATCTCTTTAATCAACTTCGTCTGGCTCTGCAGAGGAGAAACATGGGTCGTCCTGCTCAA ACCATGGCTGCTACTCATATGGATGATAAAGAGCTCACCGAGAGTGTGCAAAAGCTACTTATTGTAATGCAACGGCTGGATGAAAAAATTGCACCAATGTTGGAACAGGACGGGGAACACTTCAGTAAAAG GTGGGGATATCTGTCACGTGCAGGTTTGTGGGACAAGAGTCACCTGATGCGACAAATAGAGAA GTATGCTGATATTTATACGTCACGAGTGTCAAATTTCCTTCATTATACACCGTTCATGTATTTCCGCTCACAGGAGCAG ACTCTGGCGCACGACTCATATTCATTTTACGAATCTCAAATCGATCCATGA
- the LOC110941227 gene encoding protein FAR1-RELATED SEQUENCE 5, translating into MNIGPVRAFNLMRKIRGGFDKVGVTSTDCKNFKRDINLFIGEFDVDMAVQRLMKKKLYLPNFSCEFYCDEKGALAGLFWADEEMKLNYEVFGDVMSFDATFRTNRYDLVFVPFTGIDNHHHNVTFAGSLLASETAESYKWLLQSFLKAFGVAPKVVVTDQDAAMKIAIRDVFPDTRHRLCMWHIMIKVSEKVGTELSQDEVFKEDICDVVWTDALEPAQFETQWCDLMIKYNLTSNSWLSDMYNLRSDWIPAYYRYEHMSGLMRTTSRSESENHFFGQLTNTKLSLVEFLSHFDTAMESQRFKRSKRDHDTRYTQPRMKTNYELELEAAKIYTRGIFFDVQEEIRLACKNCMCRREEEVGDSIKFYILQVNLPGLHEVLFTPKDMVIKCSCNRYEQYGLLCRHAFCVLRLCGIKEFPKKYVMGRWTRDVVPKKTKVSSFDQNAAGNQVERASSIVREIMTATEHIVNRLVTNIDLLSLYRDQVIESKLKVDSADLPAESLDKNARLANILHADQPCSSSSATILPPSGIRNKGCGSNKRLKSFREVSSSRISKKTKTRCCLICGGHGHNSRTCKMKTTVADSQKSS; encoded by the exons ATGAATATTGGTCCAGTTAGGGCATTCAACCTTATGAGAAAGATTCGTGGTGGATTTGATAAGGTTGGAGTGACGTCTACTGATTGTAAAAATTTTAAAAGAGATATTAATTTGTTCATTGGAGAGTTTGATGTGGATATGGCTGTCCAACGTCTTATGAAGAAGAAGCTGTATTTGCCGAATTTTTCTTGTGAATTTTATTGTGATGAAAAAGGTGCTCTTGCTGGATTATTTTGGGCTGATGAAGAAATGAAACTGAATTATGAGGTCTTTGGGGATGTTATGTCGTTTGATGCTACGTTCCGTACGAACAG GTATGACTTGGTATTTGTTCCGTTCACTGGAATCGATAATCATCATCACAATGTCACGTTTGCTGGTTCTTTGTTAGCATCTGAAACTGCtgaatcatataaatggcttctTCAAAGTTTTTTGAAGGCTTTTGGTGTTGCACCTAAGGTGGTTGTGACTGATCAGGACGCTGCAATGAAAATTGCCATCCGAGATGTTTTCCCAGATACCAGACATCGTTTGTGTATGTGGCATATAATGATCAAAGTTTCTGAAAAG gtTGGTACTGAGCTATCACAAGATGAGGTTTTTAAAGAAGATATATGTGATGTTGTATGGACTGATGCTCTTGAACCAGCACAGTTTGAGACACAATGGTGTGATTTAATGATTAAGTACAACCTTACTAGTAACAGCTGGCTGTCTGATATGTACAACCTCAGATCAGATTGGATTCCTGCATACTATCGTTATGAACATATGTCCGGTCTTATGCGTACAACATCTAGGTCTGAGAGTGAAAATCATTTTTTTGGTCAATTAACCAACACAAAATTGTCATTAGTTGAGTTTTTGAGCCATTTTGATACTGCAATGGAATCTCAGAGGTTTAAGCGCAGCAAACGTGATCATGATACCAGATACACACAACCTCGCATGAAAACCAATTATGAATTGGAACTGGAAGCTGCAAAGATTTATACTCGGGGGATATTTTTTGATGTTCAAGAAGAAATTCGACTTGCTTGCAAGAATTGTATGTGCAGGCGTGAAGAAGAAGTTGGTGATTCAATTAAGTTTTATATTCTACAGGTCAATCTTCCTGGCCTTCATGAG GTTCTTTTTACTCCTAAGGATATGGTAATTAAATGCAGCTGCAACCGATATGAGCAGTATGGTTTGCTATGTAGGCATGCCTTTTGTGTTCTTCGTCTTTGTGGTATAAAGGAGTTccctaaaaaatatgttatggGGCGTTGGACAAGAGATGTTGTTCCAAAAAAGACAAAAGTTTCGAGTTTTGATCAAAATGCTGCTGGTAATCAAGTTGAACGTGCTTCCAGCATTGTGCGTGAGATAATGACTGCAACTGAACATATTGTTAACCGTCTTGTTACAAATATTGACCTGTTATCGTTGTATAGAGACCAAGTGATCGAGTCGAAGTTGAAGGTTGATTCTGCTGACCTTCCTGCAGAATCACTTGACAAGAATGCAAGATTAGCTAATATTCTTCATGCTGATCAGCCATGTTCATCGTCTTCTGCTACCATTCTTCCACCTAGTGGTATTAGAAACAAGGGGTGTGGTTCAAACAAACGCTTAAAGTcttttcgtgaggtatcatcttCAAGAATATCAAAGAAAACTAAAACTAGATGTTGTTTGATATGTGGAGGTCATGGACATAATAGTCGGACTTGTAAGATGAAGACTACTGTTGCTGATTCCCAGAAGAGCAGTTAG